GCCCAGGTCTGCCAGGCGGTGAACGGAGTCGACCGGATCGAGTGGGGGTCTGGTTGCCTCACCGAACGGATCCCGGCCGGTATTGCCTACTGTCCACAGACCAAAGGTGAACTTGTGCTCGGGACGGGGGGTGTAGTTACTCATCCACTCTTCCTTCTCGATGCGGGTGGTTGCCAGCCTACGCTCTTGTCCGCTCACTCTGCGTGTCGACCCGGCACGGGCAAGACCGGTCGAACGTCACATGTCTACGATTCGTCCGAAAGGAGCACCATTATGCCATTGGTCGCCGGAATCGACTGCTCGACCCAGTCCACGAAGGCGCTGCTCGTCGACAGCGAGACAGGACACGTTGTAGCGGCCGGGCGCTCAGAGCACACCGTTGCGGGGACCGATGGGGCACGAGAAACCGATCCGGAGATCTGGTGGGCCGCCCTCCAGAATGCGCTTGCCCAGACGGGTCTGGCTTCCGAGGTAACGGCGATCTCGGTGGCAGGCCAACAACATGGGTTGGTCGTCCTCGACGGCAACCGCAGCCCGCTGCGAGCTGCGAAACTCTGGAACGACACCCAGTCTGCTCCTGACGCCTCTGATCTCATCGAACATGCCGGCGGTGCCCGTTGGTGGGCCGAGCAGGTCGGGGTCGTGCCGGTTGCCTCCTTCACCGCAACGAAATGGGCGTGGCTTCGACGAGTAGAGCCGAACGTCGCAGCGGCCACGCGAGCCATCCGACTCCCCCATGACTTCCTGACGGAACGGCTGACCGGACGTGGTGTGACCGACCGAAGCGACGCTTCGGGAACCGCTTGGTGGTCGACCAAGACCGAGACGTACTCCCATGAAGTCCTGAGCATGCCGGCCCTGCAACTCACCCCGGACATGCTGCCAACGGTGCTCGGACCGCACGACCGGGCCGGTGAAGTCACACGTGTTGCCGCCGAACGCCTCGGTCTGCGCGCCGGCATACCTGTCGGTCCAGGTGCTGGTGACAACGCGGCGGCCGCAGCGGCCTTGGGTCTGGAATCAGGTGTGCCGGTCATCAGTCTCGGTACTTCCGGAACGGTCTATCTCGCATCTGAGTCTCGAACGGTGGACCCTTCGGGCACCGTTGCCGGATTCGCCGACGCCACGGGACGCTTCCTGCCTCTCGCCGCAACGCTGAACTGCACCCTGGTAATCGATCGGATCGCCGGCTGGCTGGAGCTTGATCGCGAAGCCGTCGCACCGCGCACGGACGTCGTCGTCCTCCCGTTCTTCGATGGAGAGCGGACCCCGAACCTGCCCAACTCGGCGGGATCGATCTTCGGCCTTCGTCATACGACCAACCCGTCGGAGATTCTGCTGGCCGCCTATCAGGGCGCCGTTTTCTCGTTGCTCGACGCTCTCGACGAGATCGACGATCGATCCTCCGGGGTCGGCGCCGATGCGCCGCTCGTCGTCATCGGTGGCGGCGCCAAGGGGGCCACATGGCGCAACGTCATACGATCTCTGAGCGGCCGATCTGTCCAGATACCGGAGGCACAGGAGCTGGTGGCACTGGGCGCCGCGGCGCAAGCGGCGTCGATGCTCACCGCAGAGTCTTCCGATACCGTCGCGAGACGCTGGAATACGCGAAAGGGGATTGTCCTACCCGCGACGACGCGTAACGAGGAGACAATCGACCGCATCCGCAGCGTTCGCTCGCTCGCCCTCGAACTCAACACTCGAGGGCTGTGACGTCGCAGTCGAGACCGGACTCATCCCTACGGATCCCCGCTCCACCGGTTTTCCAGGGAGCGGCACCGACGGAGGGGGTCTCTCCGAACCCTGGGCTCAGGGGTACCCCCAGGGTACGTACGAACCCTGGGTTCAGGGTGAGAGCGGTGCCGGTCCGACGTCAAGACGCCGAAAGCCGCCCGTCTCGGCGGCTTGAATCCCGATCGGGAATGTTCAAGTCGCCAACACGAGGGACCGGTCGAGCAGTCCTGCCAGTTCGGACCGGCGAGGACGGTCAATCGGACCTTCCTGCCCGAGAGCCCGTTTGAGGGCTCGTGGCCACAACACCTCGACGTTTTCGATCACAAACGGCCGAGTGAGAATTCCAACATCGACGCCAAGGAAGCACAGTGCTCCCCGCACCGGAACATCCTCGCCGACGATCTCTTGCACCTGCCTCATGTACTTGAGGACCGGTGGGACGAGCTTCGTCCGATCTCGGCCGTTGACGGTGAACTTGGCGGCACCGCGGCGCTCCAGTTTTCCTTTGTAGTTCTTCGCGTCAACAACCCACACGCCTGATGCCGCAACGACCAGGTGATCGATGTTTGCTTTCGAACCCCTCACCCTCCGATCGTGCAGGGTCCACACACCTTCGATCGAGTCGAGGAATGTGCCGATTCGACGCTCGCCTGAAGCCCCCTTGGCCCATGCCGCCTCGGATTGAGGCTCGCCGGCGACGGCCACGAGCAGGCCGACCAGTTTGGGATGCGCGGCGTGGATCTTTGCTACCCGCTTCTCCCGGCGCCGGTCGTGCTCCGCCTGCGCGGAGGTGCCGGGCCCGTGCTCCGACACCGGCAGCGCGAACGGATCTGGGGGCAGTGTCCAGCCCACGCAGTCGAGACATGTGACCTCGCGGGTCGCCGAATCCCACTGCGCCTCGCTGTCTTTCTCGAGTGACTGCCGACAGATGCTGCACGTGCCCGGGTAGCGGAGCTTCAGGGTTCGAGTTGCCATCGATCGACCATCGGCAGTTCCCCTCACATTCTTGAACGAAGATCGTTGCTGCAACTCTGTCGACGCTCGGCAGGACGAATGGAAGGTCGGCTTGGTCGCCATGCCGACCTTCCTCTCGCCATTCGGCGACCTCCTCTTGGGTTCGGGGTGTGAGGGGTTCCCGGCAGTGAAGATGTCACCTTTGCCCTTCTGTCGATCATCATGTTTCTGCGCCGGAGCAACGGACGTTCCGCCACGCTCGTCTCCTTAGAAACTCCGCGATAAGTAAGCTCGCATCGTGCTACTTCCGAAGTCCCTCGCGAAGTTCAACCGTCATGTCACGAACAAGGTGGTCGGACCAATCGCCAAGGTGATGCCTCTCCTCGGTGTCGTGCACCACGTTGGCCGGAAATCAGGACGCCAATACACGACGCCGGTCACCGCCATCGCCCATCACGGCGAATTCGTCATCCCCCTCACCTACGGACGGGACACCGACTGGGTGAAAAACGTCGTCGCCGCAGGCGGTTGCCATTTCGAGACCCGCGGTCGGATCATGGAGATGAGCGACCCGCAGTTCCTCCCCACCGGCGAGGGTCTGCGGGCCATGCCGACGCTATTCCACCTGGTTTTGGCGAGGCTCGAAGTCGAGGACTTCCTCCGCCTCCGAATCGAAGAGAGCGACTGACCCCTCCTCTGGGTTCTCGTGACGCTTCGGCGGAACTCTCCGACTCAACCGTCACGAGAACCGGAAAGAAGGGGGAGGTTCAGGTCACAGCCGACTGCCGTGCATACTTGGGGTGCCGCCACGCTCGGGACCGCATGACATCGGCCAGCACCTCGACGGCCTCCCAGATATCGACGTGGCGCAGATAGAGCGGCGCCATGCCGAACCGGGCGATGTCGGGAGCACGGAAATCACCGATCACGCCCCGGTCGATGAGTGCCTGCACGATCGGGAATGCGTGTTCGTGACGCAGGCTCACCTGGCTTCCACGCCGCACCGCCTCCCGTGGGGTGACGATCTCGAACCCCTCCAATCGCTCGCCGACCAGGTCCATGAACAGGCCTGTCAATGCCAGCGACTTGTGACGGACGTCCCCGAGATCCACGTCGTCGAAAACGTCGAGGGCGGCATCGAGTCCGACGAGCGAGAGCACGTGCGGCGTGCCGACTCGTGCCCGGGCGATCCCGTCCGCCGGCGTGAACTCGAGGGAGAACTCGAACGGTGCGGCGTGACCGAACCAGCCGCTGATCGGATTGCGGAACGCTGCCTGGTTGCGTGGCGCAACATAGATGAACGCAGGTGCGCCGGGCCCTCCGTTGAGGTACTTGTACCCGCAGCCGACGGCCAAGTCGGCGCCGTCGCCGGCCACATCGACGGGGAACGCTCCGGCCGAATGGGCGAGATCCCACACGGCCATCGCTCCGGCCCTATGGGCCGCAGCCGTCACTTGCGCCATGTCGTAACGGCGACCGGTCCGGTAGTCGACCTGGGTGAGTGCCACGACGGCGACCGTGTCGTCGATGGTGTCGATCACCTCGTCGGAAGCGACGATCGTCACTTCGGCGTCGGTCTGCTCGGCGAGGCTGCCCATCACGTAGACGTCGGTGGGGAAGTTCGTGTCGTCGGTGAGGATCACCCGACGATCGGCACGCAGGCGTCTCGCCGCGGCGACCGCCTTGTACACGTTGATCGATGTCGAGTCGACGGCGACCACGCTGCCCGGCTCCGCACCGATGAGGCGTCCAATCCGATCACCGACCTCATAGGGCAGGTCGATCCAATGGTGTG
This genomic interval from Gammaproteobacteria bacterium contains the following:
- a CDS encoding NERD domain-containing protein yields the protein MATRTLKLRYPGTCSICRQSLEKDSEAQWDSATREVTCLDCVGWTLPPDPFALPVSEHGPGTSAQAEHDRRREKRVAKIHAAHPKLVGLLVAVAGEPQSEAAWAKGASGERRIGTFLDSIEGVWTLHDRRVRGSKANIDHLVVAASGVWVVDAKNYKGKLERRGAAKFTVNGRDRTKLVPPVLKYMRQVQEIVGEDVPVRGALCFLGVDVGILTRPFVIENVEVLWPRALKRALGQEGPIDRPRRSELAGLLDRSLVLAT
- a CDS encoding nitroreductase family deazaflavin-dependent oxidoreductase — translated: MLLPKSLAKFNRHVTNKVVGPIAKVMPLLGVVHHVGRKSGRQYTTPVTAIAHHGEFVIPLTYGRDTDWVKNVVAAGGCHFETRGRIMEMSDPQFLPTGEGLRAMPTLFHLVLARLEVEDFLRLRIEESD
- the xylB gene encoding xylulokinase; amino-acid sequence: MPLVAGIDCSTQSTKALLVDSETGHVVAAGRSEHTVAGTDGARETDPEIWWAALQNALAQTGLASEVTAISVAGQQHGLVVLDGNRSPLRAAKLWNDTQSAPDASDLIEHAGGARWWAEQVGVVPVASFTATKWAWLRRVEPNVAAATRAIRLPHDFLTERLTGRGVTDRSDASGTAWWSTKTETYSHEVLSMPALQLTPDMLPTVLGPHDRAGEVTRVAAERLGLRAGIPVGPGAGDNAAAAAALGLESGVPVISLGTSGTVYLASESRTVDPSGTVAGFADATGRFLPLAATLNCTLVIDRIAGWLELDREAVAPRTDVVVLPFFDGERTPNLPNSAGSIFGLRHTTNPSEILLAAYQGAVFSLLDALDEIDDRSSGVGADAPLVVIGGGAKGATWRNVIRSLSGRSVQIPEAQELVALGAAAQAASMLTAESSDTVARRWNTRKGIVLPATTRNEETIDRIRSVRSLALELNTRGL
- the kynU gene encoding kynureninase, with amino-acid sequence MPIRSPEVDRTPSGGAARLAPVTTRSDCMALDAADPLACIRDRFTLPEGVIYLDGNSLGALARHVPERIRQVVEDQWGSDLIRSWNAHHWIDLPYEVGDRIGRLIGAEPGSVVAVDSTSINVYKAVAAARRLRADRRVILTDDTNFPTDVYVMGSLAEQTDAEVTIVASDEVIDTIDDTVAVVALTQVDYRTGRRYDMAQVTAAAHRAGAMAVWDLAHSAGAFPVDVAGDGADLAVGCGYKYLNGGPGAPAFIYVAPRNQAAFRNPISGWFGHAAPFEFSLEFTPADGIARARVGTPHVLSLVGLDAALDVFDDVDLGDVRHKSLALTGLFMDLVGERLEGFEIVTPREAVRRGSQVSLRHEHAFPIVQALIDRGVIGDFRAPDIARFGMAPLYLRHVDIWEAVEVLADVMRSRAWRHPKYARQSAVT